Proteins encoded by one window of Oligoflexus sp.:
- the coaE gene encoding dephospho-CoA kinase (Dephospho-CoA kinase (CoaE) performs the final step in coenzyme A biosynthesis.), whose protein sequence is MNIQEALKQWGIALTGGIACGKSTIASIIRQQGYIVLDADALSRAVVEPGTEGLATVAKTFGPTVINSDGSMNRKVMRELIFQDPVRREQLESIIHPRLQDETQKILETKGFFDNPRTWFYEASLIYERDRAADFKAVWVAFCPMELQITRVMDRDRCTRDLAEAILAAQMPAIEKAKRADKVINTDCSFSELEQRVREALLDL, encoded by the coding sequence ATGAATATACAAGAGGCACTGAAGCAATGGGGCATAGCCCTGACCGGGGGCATTGCCTGTGGTAAGTCGACCATCGCCTCCATCATACGTCAGCAAGGCTATATCGTTCTGGATGCCGACGCCCTCTCCAGAGCGGTCGTGGAACCAGGCACGGAAGGTCTCGCCACGGTCGCCAAAACATTCGGACCGACAGTCATCAATAGCGACGGCAGCATGAATAGGAAGGTCATGCGCGAGCTGATCTTTCAGGACCCCGTGCGCCGTGAGCAGCTCGAATCCATCATTCATCCCCGCCTGCAGGACGAGACGCAAAAAATCCTGGAAACCAAGGGTTTTTTTGACAATCCCCGCACCTGGTTCTATGAAGCCAGCCTGATCTATGAAAGGGACCGCGCGGCGGACTTCAAAGCGGTTTGGGTTGCCTTTTGCCCCATGGAACTTCAGATCACCCGCGTCATGGATCGCGACCGCTGCACCAGGGATCTGGCCGAAGCCATCCTCGCCGCGCAAATGCCAGCGATCGAAAAAGCCAAGCGGGCGGATAAGGTGATCAATACCGATTGCAGTTTTTCCGAACTCGAGCAGCGGGTGCGAGAGGCTCTATTGGACCTTTAA
- a CDS encoding DUF5985 family protein has protein sequence MRLFLSGMFSALAFVVSLFFLKFYVRTHDRLFICFSLAFLLLGVERVMISILEISNENVGLVILMRLVSLSLILAAIIDKNRRGARD, from the coding sequence ATGCGTTTATTCTTATCTGGAATGTTTTCAGCCTTGGCCTTCGTAGTCTCACTGTTCTTTTTGAAATTCTATGTGAGAACCCACGATCGCCTGTTCATTTGTTTCTCGCTGGCCTTTCTTCTGCTCGGCGTGGAACGGGTGATGATTTCCATTCTTGAGATATCCAATGAAAACGTCGGCCTCGTGATCCTCATGCGTCTGGTCTCGCTCTCACTGATCCTGGCGGCCATTATCGACAAAAACCGTCGCGGCGCCCGCGACTGA
- a CDS encoding DUF5985 family protein, producing MASIVYALSTLTCIACAYLLLRSFKRNGTRLLLWSGLCFVGLALNNVLATIDVNTPAELMDLSTLRVMVSIISVAILIYGLTWESI from the coding sequence ATGGCATCCATAGTGTATGCTTTGTCGACCTTGACCTGCATTGCCTGCGCGTATCTCTTGCTGCGGTCCTTCAAGCGCAATGGAACGCGCCTGCTCCTTTGGAGTGGGCTCTGCTTCGTGGGGCTCGCCTTGAATAATGTGCTGGCAACCATAGACGTGAATACGCCCGCAGAACTTATGGACTTGTCTACGCTGCGTGTTATGGTATCCATCATCAGTGTTGCGATATTAATCTATGGTCTGACCTGGGAATCCATCTGA
- a CDS encoding response regulator has product MDSAAAQTQPTVNILLVDDKPSNLIALESFLCMPDYNLVMATSGLEALEKLKSAEFAVILADVMMPGMDGFELATRIKKSDSLREIPIIFLTAMEADVADIFRGYDVGAVDYLQKPLAPEVVKAKVAVFVQLFRQKLLIRSQVAELLESERREKEYRIAELKQQAAIQSQQIREALLENAYKKRIEKMQRIQLDVTRILAESNGIVEAMPRLLEIVGRGLEWSWSAIWSIDGDPQLMQVHHIWHDQSPAMHELAEHTQGVKLEKGEDGVGIAWEKACPMWIREGSQHLQRGRVFSDKQERGIVALPIWEGDQLVGVVEFIDASIGSEDGLVLSALVDIGSRVGLFIQRKKAEQTLKESEERFRLLVAGVKDHAIYMLDQKGNVRTWNDGARRIKGYDSVEIIGQSHSVFYTAQAIEQGIPELGLYKAIEDGKFEEEALRVRRDGSMFWANSVITALWDSSDQLRGFAIVTRDITDRKTADETLQRAYEILDIRVKERTAELEQANKALRAEISERERIERLLRKKQEELVAAKELAEAANKAKSAFLANMSHEIRTPLGAVMGFSELMLDENQPLSERMNCVEVIKRNGKLLSNIINDILDLSKVEAGKLDVEKVLVPLDDILTDINMLLSLEAREKGLRLTVTTEGQVPSHITTDPLRLRQVLFNIVGNAIKFTDHGLISVTIRQTEGDNGRQRLAFIIRDTGRGISSIQATRLFEPFAQADSSTTRRFGGTGLGLVLSKKLASSLGGDVELTSSVPGVGSEFTVTIDPGETMRTVAPIRAGAEVRPEEVSISLDHLKVLLVEDSQDNQLLVTRMLKMSGVKVETASNGREGVQKALGGAFDCILMDLQMPEMDGYAAAQELRRQGYGKPIVALTAHAMGEERQRCLASGFNSHISKPISRKVLMQTLVQYGNSLRKDRTGQPTPPATTH; this is encoded by the coding sequence ATGGATTCGGCAGCGGCTCAGACGCAGCCAACAGTGAATATTTTGTTGGTCGATGACAAGCCGAGCAATTTGATTGCCCTCGAATCTTTTCTTTGCATGCCGGACTATAACCTTGTCATGGCAACGTCGGGGCTTGAGGCTCTGGAAAAATTGAAGAGCGCAGAATTCGCCGTCATCCTCGCGGATGTGATGATGCCGGGCATGGATGGTTTCGAGCTGGCGACTCGAATCAAAAAATCGGATAGCCTGCGCGAGATTCCCATTATTTTCCTGACAGCCATGGAAGCCGATGTCGCGGATATCTTCCGTGGTTATGATGTCGGCGCCGTGGATTATCTGCAAAAGCCTTTGGCTCCGGAAGTGGTGAAGGCGAAGGTCGCTGTGTTCGTGCAGCTCTTCCGCCAAAAGCTTCTGATCCGCAGCCAGGTCGCGGAGCTTCTGGAAAGCGAAAGGCGCGAAAAAGAATATCGCATCGCAGAACTGAAGCAGCAGGCGGCCATCCAATCGCAGCAGATCCGTGAAGCCCTTTTGGAAAACGCCTATAAAAAGCGTATCGAAAAGATGCAGCGCATCCAGCTGGATGTGACCCGCATCCTGGCGGAATCCAATGGCATCGTCGAGGCGATGCCGCGCCTCCTGGAAATCGTCGGCCGCGGTCTGGAATGGAGCTGGTCGGCGATCTGGTCGATTGATGGCGACCCCCAGCTTATGCAGGTCCATCATATCTGGCACGATCAGTCCCCAGCCATGCATGAACTCGCGGAACACACCCAGGGCGTGAAGCTGGAAAAAGGTGAAGACGGAGTAGGAATCGCCTGGGAAAAAGCCTGTCCCATGTGGATAAGGGAAGGTTCCCAGCATCTGCAGCGCGGCCGCGTGTTCAGCGATAAGCAGGAGAGGGGCATCGTCGCGCTTCCCATTTGGGAAGGCGATCAGCTCGTCGGCGTCGTGGAATTCATTGATGCCTCGATCGGCAGCGAGGACGGCCTTGTCCTTTCCGCGCTGGTGGATATCGGATCACGCGTCGGCCTTTTCATTCAGCGCAAGAAAGCGGAGCAGACCCTGAAGGAAAGCGAAGAGCGTTTCCGCCTGCTCGTGGCGGGAGTGAAGGATCACGCGATCTATATGCTGGATCAGAAGGGGAATGTGCGGACCTGGAATGATGGGGCGCGTCGCATCAAAGGTTACGACAGCGTGGAAATCATCGGCCAGAGCCACTCGGTTTTTTATACGGCGCAGGCCATCGAGCAGGGCATTCCCGAACTGGGTCTTTACAAGGCCATCGAAGACGGCAAATTTGAAGAGGAAGCTCTGCGCGTTCGTCGCGATGGTTCCATGTTCTGGGCCAACTCGGTGATCACGGCCCTTTGGGACTCTTCGGATCAATTGCGGGGCTTTGCCATCGTCACCCGCGATATCACCGATCGCAAGACGGCCGATGAAACCCTGCAGCGTGCTTACGAGATCCTCGATATTCGCGTGAAGGAACGAACGGCGGAACTGGAGCAGGCCAACAAAGCTTTGCGGGCCGAGATCAGTGAAAGGGAGCGGATCGAGCGCCTTCTGCGTAAAAAGCAGGAGGAACTCGTCGCGGCCAAGGAATTGGCCGAAGCCGCGAACAAGGCGAAGAGCGCGTTCCTGGCCAACATGAGCCACGAAATCCGCACGCCTCTGGGCGCTGTGATGGGCTTTTCCGAGCTGATGCTGGACGAGAATCAGCCGCTTTCCGAGCGCATGAACTGCGTGGAAGTCATCAAGCGGAACGGTAAACTCCTTTCCAATATCATCAACGATATTTTGGATCTCTCGAAGGTCGAAGCGGGCAAGCTCGATGTCGAGAAAGTGCTGGTGCCTTTGGATGATATCCTGACCGATATCAATATGCTGCTGTCGCTGGAAGCAAGGGAAAAAGGCCTCAGGCTCACGGTCACGACCGAGGGCCAGGTGCCTTCGCATATCACGACCGATCCCCTGCGTCTCCGCCAGGTGCTCTTCAATATCGTGGGCAATGCGATCAAGTTCACCGATCATGGTCTGATTTCGGTGACCATCCGGCAAACGGAAGGCGACAATGGTCGCCAGCGTTTGGCCTTTATCATTCGGGATACCGGTCGCGGGATCAGCAGCATACAGGCGACCCGGCTGTTCGAGCCCTTTGCCCAGGCGGATAGCTCGACCACGCGGCGATTCGGTGGAACTGGACTTGGACTGGTCCTTTCCAAAAAACTCGCCAGTTCCCTGGGCGGGGATGTGGAGCTGACCAGCAGCGTTCCCGGTGTCGGCAGTGAATTCACTGTGACGATAGATCCGGGTGAAACCATGCGCACTGTGGCTCCGATCCGCGCCGGTGCCGAAGTGCGGCCCGAGGAAGTCAGCATCTCTTTGGATCATCTGAAAGTGCTTTTGGTGGAAGATAGTCAGGACAATCAGCTGCTCGTCACGCGCATGCTGAAGATGAGCGGCGTGAAAGTGGAGACGGCCTCGAACGGTCGCGAAGGTGTGCAGAAGGCTCTTGGTGGCGCCTTTGATTGCATCCTCATGGATCTTCAGATGCCCGAGATGGATGGCTATGCCGCGGCGCAGGAACTCAGACGTCAGGGTTATGGCAAACCGATTGTGGCATTGACCGCGCATGCGATGGGCGAGGAGCGGCAGCGCTGCCTTGCGAGCGGTTTCAATTCCCATATCAGCAAGCCTATCAGCCGCAAGGTTTTGATGCAGACTCTGGTGCAGTATGGCAATTCCCTGCGGAAGGATAGGACGGGGCAGCCCACCCCACCCGCGACGACTCATTAA
- a CDS encoding HAMP domain-containing protein produces the protein MKPTAEKEVKAHRSFKQAGTFQGNSHDPRSSKPNRAKPSRGSEWEQVALAEKDEIEQLVEVLKAVKSGDFSVRFDYEKGDILGRVGELLNDIIGLNEHLSNELVRVGKIVGQEGRMTERASVGPAKGSWATSVNSVNQLIGDLVAPTNEVARVITAVAKGDLSQKMILEIEGRPVRGEFLRIGTTVNSMVDQLNSFAAEVTRVAKEVGNEGKLGGQADVKGVSGTWRDLTDNVNGLAGNLTAQVRNIAKVTTAVAKGDLTQKITVDARGEILELKNTINVMVDQLSSFAAEVTRVAKEVGTEGKLGGQAEVKGVSGTWKDLTDNVNGLAANLTAQVRNIAKVTTAVANGDLSQKITVDARGEIYELKNTINTMVDTLRSFAAEVTRVAKEVGTEGKLAGQADVKGVSGTWKDLTDNVNGLAGNLTAQVRNIAKVTTAVANGDLSQKITVDAKGEILELKNTINTMVDTLRSFAAEVTRVAKEVGTEGKLGGQADVKGVSGTWKDLTDNVNGLAGNLTAQVRNIAKVTTAVAKGDLSQKITVDAKGEILELKNTINVMVDQLNSFAAEVTRVAKEVGTEGKLGGQADVKGVAGTWKDLTDNVNGLAGNLTAQVRNIAKVTTAVAKGDLSQKITVDAKGEILELKNTINVMVDQLNSFAAEVTRVAKEVGTEGKLGGQADVKGVAGTWKDLTDNVNGLAANLTAQVRNIANVTTAVAKGDLSQKITVDAKGEISELKNTINTMVDTLRSFAAEVTRVAKEVGTEGKLGGQADVKGVSGTWKDLTDNVNGLAANLTTQVRNIAKVTTAVAKGDLSQKITVDAKGEILELKNTINVMVDQLNSFAAEVTRVAKEVGTEGKLGGQAEVKGVSGTWKDLTDNVNGLAGNLTAQVRNIAKVTTAVAKGDLSQKITVDAKGEILELKNTINVMVDQLNSFAAEVTRVAKEVGTEGKLGGQAEVKGVSGIWKDLTDNVNFMAGNLTKQVRGIIKVVTAVANGNLNEKFVLEAKGEVAALAETINSMTDTLRIFADQVTTVAREVGIEGKLGAQARVPGVAGTWKDLTDNVNIMASNLTTQVRGIVKVVTAVANGNLNEKFVLEAKGEVAALAETINSMTDTLRTFADQVTTVAREVGIEGKLGGQAKVPGAFGTWRDLTDNVNQLAGNLTSQVRAIAEVSTAVTKGDLTRSINVEAMGEVAALKDNINQMIANLKDTTQKNNEQDWLKTNLAKFSGMMQGQRNIISVAQLIMSELTPLVGAQHGGFFMMETADDRTTPVLNLIASYGYSVRKSLSHTYRLKESLIGQCAFEKKRILMSDVPEGFIHITSGMGDAPARNVVVLPVLFEGEIKAVIELASFKIFSENHLSFLDQLMDSIGVILNMISSSMRTEELLQELKRSNAELEAQANELNEKAKLLEVKNREVELASRSVEEKAEQLQLISKYKSEFLANMSHELRTPLNSLLILSKMLADNKDRNLTPEQVKFASTVYSSGNDLLALINEILDLSKIEAGKMPINPKEFDLPEVQDYVERTFRHMAEQKGLDFQIIMDQNLPRTMFTDVNRLQQILKNLLSNAFKFTERGRVVMTVSPVSKEQRIGHGIIPQSGTVVAFAVRDTGIGIPIEKQKLIFEAFQQADGTTSRKYGGTGLGLTISREITRLLGGWLEVVSAPDQGSTFTLYLPQNYNGVELTQPVSVESSTENNSHIPALPQDADFNGAKILVVDDDSRNIFAIDSVLEERKMQVIHAENGKVAISHLQAHPDVDLVLMDMMMPEMDGIEATRTIRQDPRFSRLPIISLTAKAMKGDRDKAIQAGASDYVTKPVDPEKLLSVMYAWLQIKKASVN, from the coding sequence ATGAAGCCCACGGCTGAAAAAGAAGTCAAAGCTCATCGCAGTTTTAAACAAGCGGGAACTTTTCAAGGCAATTCCCACGACCCTCGTTCCTCGAAACCTAATCGCGCCAAGCCTTCGCGGGGCTCCGAATGGGAGCAGGTGGCGCTGGCCGAGAAAGACGAAATCGAGCAATTGGTCGAAGTCCTGAAAGCGGTGAAATCCGGGGATTTCTCGGTGCGCTTTGACTATGAAAAAGGCGATATCCTGGGCCGCGTGGGCGAGCTTCTCAACGATATCATCGGGCTTAACGAACACCTTTCGAACGAACTGGTCCGGGTTGGCAAGATCGTCGGTCAGGAAGGGCGCATGACGGAACGTGCGTCGGTCGGCCCGGCCAAGGGTTCGTGGGCCACCAGCGTCAATTCGGTGAACCAGCTGATCGGTGACCTTGTCGCACCGACGAATGAAGTTGCGCGCGTGATCACGGCGGTGGCAAAGGGCGACCTTTCGCAAAAAATGATACTGGAAATCGAAGGCCGTCCGGTACGTGGTGAATTTCTCCGCATTGGCACCACGGTAAACTCGATGGTGGACCAGCTGAACTCCTTCGCTGCCGAAGTAACCCGGGTCGCGAAAGAGGTCGGTAACGAAGGGAAGCTGGGTGGTCAGGCGGATGTGAAAGGCGTGTCGGGAACCTGGCGGGACCTGACGGATAATGTGAATGGCCTTGCCGGTAACCTGACGGCGCAGGTGCGTAACATCGCAAAGGTGACGACGGCCGTTGCCAAAGGCGATCTTACCCAGAAAATCACGGTCGATGCGCGCGGGGAAATCCTGGAGCTGAAGAACACGATCAACGTGATGGTGGACCAGCTGTCGTCGTTCGCGGCTGAAGTCACGCGCGTGGCCAAGGAAGTCGGTACTGAAGGGAAACTCGGTGGCCAGGCGGAAGTGAAGGGCGTATCGGGGACCTGGAAGGACCTGACCGATAACGTCAACGGTCTGGCAGCGAACCTCACCGCTCAGGTGCGTAACATCGCAAAAGTAACCACCGCGGTGGCGAACGGTGACCTTTCCCAGAAAATCACTGTGGATGCGCGCGGTGAGATTTATGAACTGAAGAATACCATCAACACGATGGTGGATACGCTGCGCTCCTTCGCTGCCGAGGTAACTCGTGTGGCCAAGGAAGTGGGAACCGAAGGGAAGCTGGCCGGACAGGCCGATGTGAAAGGCGTGTCGGGAACCTGGAAGGACCTGACCGATAACGTGAACGGCCTTGCAGGCAACCTTACCGCTCAGGTGCGTAACATCGCAAAAGTAACCACTGCGGTGGCGAACGGTGACCTTTCGCAGAAGATTACGGTCGATGCGAAGGGCGAGATCCTTGAGCTGAAAAATACCATCAATACGATGGTGGATACGCTGCGCTCCTTCGCTGCCGAGGTAACCCGTGTGGCGAAAGAGGTCGGTACCGAAGGCAAACTCGGTGGCCAGGCGGATGTGAAAGGCGTGTCGGGAACCTGGAAGGATCTGACCGATAACGTGAACGGCCTCGCAGGAAATCTGACCGCGCAGGTGCGTAACATCGCAAAGGTGACGACGGCCGTTGCGAAGGGTGACCTGTCGCAGAAAATTACGGTCGATGCGAAGGGCGAGATCCTGGAGCTGAAGAACACGATCAACGTGATGGTGGATCAGCTGAACTCCTTCGCAGCCGAGGTAACCCGTGTGGCGAAAGAGGTGGGTACCGAAGGGAAGCTGGGTGGCCAGGCCGACGTTAAAGGCGTCGCCGGTACCTGGAAGGACCTGACCGATAATGTGAACGGTCTGGCAGGAAATCTGACCGCGCAGGTGCGTAACATCGCGAAGGTGACGACGGCCGTTGCGAAGGGTGACCTTTCGCAGAAAATCACGGTCGATGCGAAGGGCGAGATCCTGGAGCTGAAGAACACGATCAACGTGATGGTGGATCAGCTGAACTCCTTCGCAGCCGAAGTAACCCGTGTGGCGAAAGAGGTGGGTACCGAAGGAAAGCTGGGTGGCCAGGCCGACGTTAAAGGCGTCGCCGGCACCTGGAAGGACCTGACCGATAACGTGAACGGCCTTGCTGCAAACCTGACCGCTCAGGTGCGTAATATCGCAAACGTAACGACGGCCGTTGCGAAGGGTGACCTTTCGCAGAAAATTACGGTCGATGCGAAGGGCGAGATCTCCGAACTTAAAAATACCATCAACACGATGGTGGATACGCTCCGCTCCTTCGCAGCCGAGGTAACCCGTGTGGCGAAAGAGGTGGGCACCGAAGGAAAACTCGGTGGCCAGGCGGATGTGAAAGGCGTATCGGGAACCTGGAAAGACCTGACTGATAACGTAAACGGTCTGGCCGCTAACCTGACAACCCAGGTGCGTAACATTGCAAAAGTAACCACGGCTGTTGCAAAGGGTGACCTCTCGCAGAAGATTACAGTCGACGCGAAGGGCGAGATCCTGGAGCTGAAGAACACGATCAACGTGATGGTGGATCAGCTGAACTCCTTCGCAGCCGAGGTAACCCGTGTGGCGAAAGAGGTGGGTACCGAAGGGAAGCTCGGTGGCCAGGCGGAAGTGAAGGGTGTGTCGGGAACCTGGAAGGACCTGACCGATAACGTGAACGGTCTCGCAGGAAACCTCACCGCTCAGGTGCGTAACATCGCAAAAGTGACAACAGCCGTTGCGAAGGGCGATTTGTCCCAGAAAATTACGGTTGATGCGAAGGGCGAGATCCTGGAGCTGAAGAACACGATCAACGTGATGGTGGATCAGCTGAACTCCTTCGCAGCCGAAGTAACCCGTGTGGCGAAAGAGGTGGGCACGGAAGGAAAACTCGGTGGCCAGGCGGAAGTGAAGGGCGTTTCAGGCATCTGGAAGGACCTGACCGATAACGTAAACTTCATGGCTGGTAACCTCACCAAACAGGTGCGCGGTATCATCAAGGTCGTGACCGCGGTGGCCAACGGAAACCTGAACGAGAAATTCGTGCTCGAAGCCAAAGGCGAGGTGGCCGCCCTCGCGGAAACCATCAACAGCATGACCGATACGCTCCGCATCTTCGCCGATCAGGTGACCACGGTCGCCCGTGAGGTCGGGATCGAAGGGAAGCTGGGAGCCCAGGCCCGCGTGCCTGGTGTGGCCGGTACCTGGAAGGACTTGACCGATAACGTGAATATCATGGCCTCGAACCTCACCACCCAGGTGCGCGGTATCGTGAAGGTCGTGACGGCCGTTGCGAATGGTAATCTGAACGAGAAATTCGTCCTGGAAGCGAAAGGCGAGGTGGCCGCGCTCGCGGAAACCATCAACAGCATGACCGATACTCTCCGCACCTTCGCCGATCAGGTGACGACTGTGGCCCGCGAGGTCGGGATCGAAGGGAAGCTGGGTGGACAGGCGAAAGTCCCAGGAGCCTTCGGCACCTGGCGTGATTTGACCGATAACGTGAACCAGCTCGCCGGTAACCTGACCTCTCAGGTGCGTGCGATTGCCGAAGTCTCGACCGCGGTAACGAAGGGTGACCTGACCCGTTCGATCAACGTCGAAGCGATGGGCGAGGTGGCCGCGCTGAAAGACAACATCAACCAGATGATTGCGAACCTGAAGGACACGACCCAGAAGAACAACGAGCAGGACTGGCTGAAAACCAACCTCGCGAAGTTCTCGGGTATGATGCAGGGTCAGCGCAATATCATCTCGGTAGCCCAGCTGATCATGTCCGAGCTGACCCCGCTGGTCGGCGCGCAGCATGGCGGCTTTTTCATGATGGAAACCGCCGACGATCGGACCACTCCGGTTCTGAATCTGATCGCGAGCTATGGTTATTCAGTCAGAAAGAGCCTCTCGCATACCTATCGTTTGAAAGAGAGCCTGATCGGTCAGTGCGCCTTCGAGAAAAAGCGCATCCTGATGTCCGATGTTCCCGAGGGCTTCATTCATATCACCTCGGGCATGGGCGATGCGCCCGCTCGCAACGTGGTGGTGCTGCCCGTTCTTTTCGAAGGGGAAATCAAGGCCGTCATCGAACTCGCCTCGTTCAAGATCTTCAGCGAAAACCATCTGAGTTTCCTGGATCAGCTGATGGATTCCATCGGCGTGATTTTGAACATGATCTCGTCCTCGATGCGGACGGAAGAACTGCTGCAGGAGCTGAAACGGTCCAACGCCGAACTCGAAGCCCAGGCGAACGAGCTGAACGAAAAAGCCAAGCTCCTCGAAGTCAAAAACCGCGAGGTGGAACTGGCGTCGCGCAGCGTCGAAGAAAAAGCCGAGCAGCTGCAGCTTATTTCCAAGTACAAGTCGGAGTTCCTGGCGAACATGTCGCATGAACTCCGTACCCCTTTGAATAGCCTTTTGATCCTTTCGAAGATGCTGGCCGATAATAAGGACAGAAACCTGACGCCGGAGCAGGTGAAATTCGCCAGCACCGTCTACTCATCGGGTAACGATCTTCTGGCCCTGATCAATGAGATTCTGGATCTGTCCAAAATCGAAGCGGGCAAGATGCCGATCAACCCGAAAGAGTTCGATCTGCCGGAAGTTCAGGACTATGTGGAACGCACCTTCCGTCATATGGCGGAACAAAAAGGCCTGGATTTCCAGATCATCATGGACCAGAACCTGCCGCGGACGATGTTCACCGACGTCAACCGCCTGCAGCAGATTCTCAAAAATCTTCTGTCGAATGCTTTCAAGTTCACCGAACGTGGCCGTGTGGTCATGACGGTGAGTCCGGTCAGCAAAGAGCAGCGCATCGGTCACGGCATCATCCCCCAGTCGGGAACCGTGGTGGCCTTCGCCGTGCGGGATACGGGCATCGGCATTCCGATTGAAAAACAAAAACTCATCTTCGAAGCCTTCCAGCAGGCCGATGGAACGACGAGCCGGAAGTACGGCGGAACAGGCCTTGGTCTGACCATCAGTCGCGAGATCACGCGCCTCCTCGGGGGATGGCTGGAAGTCGTCAGTGCTCCGGATCAGGGCAGCACCTTTACCCTTTATTTACCGCAGAATTATAATGGCGTTGAACTGACACAGCCTGTGTCTGTGGAGTCCAGCACGGAAAACAACTCCCACATTCCGGCTTTACCGCAGGATGCCGACTTCAATGGCGCCAAGATTCTGGTTGTGGATGATGATAGCCGCAATATCTTTGCGATTGACTCGGTTCTTGAAGAACGCAAAATGCAAGTCATACATGCTGAAAATGGCAAGGTCGCTATTTCACATCTGCAGGCTCATCCAGACGTGGATCTGGTGCTCATGGATATGATGATGCCGGAAATGGATGGCATCGAGGCGACCCGGACCATAAGGCAGGACCCGCGTTTCAGCCGTTTGCCCATTATCTCTTTGACAGCCAAAGCCATGAAAGGCGATCGTGATAAGGCAATTCAGGCTGGTGCCTCGGATTATGTGACCAAGCCCGTTGATCCGGAAAAACTGCTCTCAGTCATGTATGCTTGGTTACAGATAAAAAAAGCTTCGGTGAACTAA